TCAATgcagatgtgaaatacacttaataaatactaatactaataatcctttaaaaagttactatttgtgtgtgtggcttttttcAGAGCTGAGATTGGATGGAGAAATAAAGTTAGAtttacatttgtccctccatattcgctagggttaggggcacaagacccccgtgaatatggaaacaccgcaaataacaaaaacattgagagagaacacttctctaggaatctgtaggacctccagggcaactctgtggtcaacatccgacagacactgaccatagagttgtgctggaggagctacaaaggctagtagagtgtcctctcgaggaatctctaggcctttccgTGagttaatgttgaccatagagttgcactgaaggagctcCAAAGGCCTAgtgaagtgtcctctctaggaatccctaggcctttcagtgtgacttttagtgGCATGGTGGCGCAATAATAGGAGTGTCCTGTCCATACAGGTgcagccattttgacataagcaaCGCCCATCGTCCTAAGCTACAAACTTGGTCCTCCAGAAGGAGAGCAACCCTATTGGGGACAAGCTTTGTGATCCCAATCCCTCCAAACAAAcagttcccctcctcttctttctctttaaacCAGTGATGTCTAAACTCggatcttccaggtgttttgggacttcagctcccagcatcccagaccattagccaacatggctgaggcttccgggagctgaagtccaaaacacctggagggccagagtttggacatcgctgCTTTGAACATTTAGATTTATGGTGCAATTGCTCATTGGCGCATCAGTGGAACGGCACTTTCCTGACTATAACTTTAAAGGGGGCCAAATGGGGAAAGGAGCCCCTTCAAAGCACAGGGTCACATCCACAAACTGGGATTTAtgattggactggatcagggcccttttgagggtctatgattgagagttcctgcatggcagaatggagtcagactggatcagggcccttttgggagtctgcgattgagagttcctgcatggcagaatggggtcggactggatcaaggcccttttgggggtctgcgattgagagttcctgcatggcagaatggtgtcggactggatcagggcccttttggggggtctcatccaactctatggctCTCTGGCCTCTGGCCTCAGCATGCATCAGATTGGTGCTTTAATGCTCCATTTGCTTCAGGTGTCTCCGGCTTTGGTGGCCACAGGTGGGTCCAACTCAAGTGGATTTTCTGGCTGGAAGGCTACTTAAAGAGGCCGGAGGGCTGGTCAGCTTTGGtcattttctcccccccctcAGTGCATCTGATGGCTTTCTGGAGGAAAGAAGTGGTTGCCCTTTGGTGGTGCCTGGTGTCTGCCGAGGTCCTGGGTAAGTCCAAGGGGAGCTTTgagggaaatcatagaatcatagagttggaagagaccccaagggccatccattcttctgccatgcaggaactctcaatcaaagcatccccattgacagatggccatccagcctctgcttaaagacctccatggaaggagactccactatcctccaaggaaggagtttgttccactgtcaaacagcccttactgtcaggaacttcttcctaatgttgaagtgtagtctcttttcctgtagtttgagtccattgttctgggtcctattctctggagcagcagaaaacaagctctccccatctccatacattaatctctggagcagcagaaaacaaacttgctccctcctcaatatgagatcccttcaagaatttaaacagggctctcatatcacctcttaaccttctcttctccatgctatggcattctgcgCATGACGATTTGTTTGGGCATTTAATGTTTAGCCAGGATCGCTTTGCATGAAGGTTGGGAGTGAGCAGAAAACCCAGTTGTAAGGTTTATGTTTTGCTGTGTTCTTTGTGCTTCAGTTGCCCAGGTTTTGGCCCAAGACAATGGTGGCATCTTGCTGACCCGTGATGCCAACGCTTTAGATGCTGCAACCGAGGAGACGGGATGGTTCAAAAAATTATTTCACGGTGAGAGATCTTGCTCAGTTTTTGGGGAAAGAAATCCAGTGAGTAAGGGTTTAGGTTGTAGCTACCTAGTCCATGAGGCAGAGAGGGATGTCTTCTCCCAGGTGGAAGGTTTTAGATCAAAGCGGAAGAGTCTGGAAGAAGTATCCCATAAGTAACAATGGCCACAATGACACAGACTGTGGTTCAGATTACTATGTGGAGCATGTTCAGGAACTTCAGGTGGTCCAAACAGTTGCAGCCAGATTAAGGGCTATGGAGAACAcgcaactcccttgttgcaattcaaaatggctgctgggagttgcagtgtcCCTGCGTTGGGAGGGTTACTGTAATGCAAGCTGTAGTTTGTATTTTGTAAATGTAgtctccatctctctctgtccCGCTGCCCAGCCGCCAAGGGTCTGGTGTGGAGCGATGCGCCCAATGCCACCCAGCCTCCGCCGATTAGTGCCCCATTGGTCCTGAGCCCCCAAACCACCCAAGCCCAGGCTCATGCCCACTTTGCCCAAGACGATCAAGGCAAAGCAGTGGCGAAGATGAATTTCTCTCTCCGGGTCGTCAATGGTGAGTCTTTTATCCAGCCCCCCAGGACTAGTGCCAAAGGTGGCATCTCCTTTGGGCAAAGGGTCTCCAATGGGGAGGCAAGAGTGGCCATCGCTTCTGACtaacggcaaccctaaggcttctCTTGGCCAGTTTTGTTtagaagggggtttgcctttgccttcctctgaggccgagagagtggggcttgcccaacgtcacccttttcgtggctgagcagggatttggaccctggtctccggagtcccactccaacactcaaactatgccTCAAACTATGGCTCTGGCAAGCGAATTCCTATTCGGTCCGTATATCCCCCTGAATTGCTATGAGGTGTGCTCTGTGCAAAGTCTTGAAGATACAGTGCATGTCACCTTCTCCCGCCATAGAGGACCTCGCCGTCGCTGCTGGATCTGGCATTTATGTTGAAGGTGCTGCCATCCGGATCGAGGCAAGAGTCCAGGCGGATGCCAACCTGTTCCCCAAACTGTTCGTCGACGAATGCTACGGGACCGATGCCCAACACCAAAGCCAGTCCAGGCGGGCCTATGTCATTGCGGATAACCACGGGTGAGTTGGGCGCTTCTCCATGAACAGCGGGAGacagactggatagcccttggggtctcttccaactctatggttctatgttgGGTACCTTCTAACTCTCTGCCAGTCTTTGGTTCTGCCTCCGACATAACCCTGGAGGGAGGCCCATCTTCCAGTTATCTCTCTTGGGAGATGTAGTGTAGGGACCCTCTTTAGTTAGCCGTGGGGATGTGGAGTATTGACCCTGGGATGCTTTGGGGAGGGTTTACTACCTCTAATTCCAatgggaatgcaatgggaactgATGCCTAGTAAGTGGTCATGTGATGCTAGCCCTGGGTCTCTTGGTCTCTCTGTGGCTTTCGGGGGGCATTGCATTGGGAAGGATCAATTCATTCTTGCATTGGGAAAGATCAATTCAATCCATCCTTTTCTGGCTTCGATGAACCCGGCAGATGCCTGTACGCCAGTGACTCGGACGCAACTTGGTTCCGTAAAGAGGATGAGACGATCGTGCTCACGCTCCGTGTCCCTGCCTTTTTGTCGGATGGGGAATTGGAGGCGGTACGTGTTCCCAGTTGCAACTGGAAGATGGTCTCCAAGGAAAGGAGGCTTGACCGCACCCTCTAATGGTTTGATAAAGGCAGGCTTAAGCCAACCAAGTAAATCCTTCCTTCCGAGGTCCAATTTCACagcaaaaaatgtgttttttccttcctccagaTCTACATCCACTGCCTCCTTACGGCCTGGAGCCAGAAATTCCCTACTAGCCCTGGCAAGAAAACTTGCTACTTTGACCGCATCTCCTCCAGGTAAGTTGGCAATCTTTGCAtcaatacagtcggtcctccgtAGCTGCGGGTTTTGCAACCACAGAACCCACCATCCACGGCTTGGAAAATTCACCATTCTCTATAAGGGGATGTCATTCTATATCTAATAcaacctgagcatccatggatttgggtaccAATGAGGGGTCTGAGAACCAAACCTCCATTCgctgagtcaccataagtcaaagttgaccaaagctgactatgctggctggggatgttggaaactgtagtccagtCAAGGTTGCGAAAGGGCTTCTCTTCCAGGTGGAAAAACCTCGACGAACCCTCCAAGGCTTGGGTCTGCGGCTGCTGCGACAACCATTGCCCTCCGGAGCCCCATCCGCTTGGAAGCGTTAAAGGTACCATTGAGTTTTGTTCCCTTTGAAGAGGAAAAGCGTTTGCAGATTCAGAGGCCAAGAATTGCTCGGTATCCCCAGCGTAGAGCCAGCATTGGACCACAACTCGAGGGACCGGGGTTcgagtccctgcttggccataggaacccgttgggtgacctttggggcaagtcacagtctctcatcttcagaggatggcaatgggaaacgccttctgaagaaacatgccacaAATGCCTAGCAGTGTTCTCTCTCCAGGAatagtttctaggtccttcagcgcaactctgtggtcaaagtccgacagacactgaccatagagctgcgccggagcagctacaaaggcctagtagagtgtcctctctaagAAAGACtgtcaactctatggtcaagtataagtagagtgtcctctctaagAAAGACCTGTCaactctaggtctttcagtgccaccatagagtttcactggaggagctacaaaggccgagtagagtgtcctctctaggaatctctaggtctttcagtgccacttttagttaaagttgaccatagagttgctctggaggagctacaaaggcctaatagagtgttctctctaggaatctctaggtctttcagtgtgacttttacttatacttgaccatagagttgacaGGTTTTCCTCTCCCACAGCGTTTTCGGGCGAAGGAAGGCTGCGCAGGGAAGTAGTTGGACCTCTCTTAGTGCGGAAAGAAGCCATCCCGTGGTTTGAAGGTGGGTTCCCCAAAAATTGCAAATTGGATTCACAGAGCACAAGTCCTGGGTCAAGTAATCCCTTTAACCTCCCCTTTGAAGCAGGAGGCCTTTTGCGTCTAACCGCTTTGCATTTCCAGGCCGATGCCGCACCATGAAGACGCTGCTGCTGGTGAGCGTGGCCTTCGTGGGAAGCTGCATCTTGGCCGCCCTCTTCCTTGGCGTCCTCCTGGCCCTGGGGTTGGCGCTTTTCCGCTATTCCCGCGCTGGCGAATGGCGCCGGAAGGAGCAGCATTTCCACGCGGAGCTGCAGACCGTGGCGGAGGCGCTGGCCATTGCGGAGGAGATCGAGAAGGAATCCACCTTGGATTACTGCAAGCTCAAGAGCGACGCTTCGGAGAAAGAGGACTGAGCAAGAACAAGTGGGAATAAATACCGCTTTTCCTTAGCTTGGGGTCTGGGTCATCTTTGCCCAGATATTGTTACTGCTTTTTAACTTTGCAGGGATgggggttgatttttttttgggggggggggaggatagggcAGGTATCGTGCCAGAGGAGCAGAGGAGCTGAAAACGGCTCGACGATCCCAGAACATGGCTACCTTGCTTTACCGCTCCAGCAAAAAAAATTGTGCTGGGTTAAAGAATGTGTGATAAGAGAATCGAAATGAAGGAGCACACAACGCTGGTCTAGACCTCGCAACCCAAAAGCATAAAGTAgcatgggctgccaaaaaactAGAAGATGTTTCACATGGAAACATGGAAACATCCattgcaaaggcaggtttgcGCTCCTGGTGGGATTTGGATGACCGTCCCAAAGGGTTGTTTTAATTGATTGCTATCAGTTTAAACATTAAGGGCAGTTAATGTTTAATTTATTGCAACTTAAAATGTCTCCCCATCCACACTTGCACCCAGACAACCCAATTTCAAGACATAACATACAACATAATTCAAGACAGATCCGTGGCTCCTGCTAGTTGGATTCCAATGAATTTAAAACCCTGGATATCCAGGGAGAGGTAGAGGCCAAGGGAGCAGAGGCAACCCAAGGGCGGCCATgtgctccatcatcatcatcatcatcatcatcatctcagaaGGAAGTAGGGGGTTTCTCCTTCGCCTTGTAGAGTTTCCGAAGGCTGGAGTCCATCAAGAAATCCACCGACCTGTTAGATAGAAGCGAAGGTAGAATCACCAAAGGGACATTCTGTAATAAGCACCCAATCCCAGGATCAGGAGGTACAACTTTGGACCAGGATGCTCTATCGCAGTGTATGGTATgcaactttatatatatattagctaTGTAGCAGAAGGGTTAAGAAACCCTTTAAGTGAATTGCAAGGATGTCCGTAGCCCCAACTTGCAAAGTTGACACACAGCTAACAGTCCATTCTTATATGGTTTATTACTGGTAAATTACTTCCCGAGGCAGGTTCACTTGAGCCCCAAACACAGCTTTTGCCGCTCTGTTTTGAGGAAAACTTGACTTCAATCCTTCCAGTCTATTTAATAATACAAGCTCAGTCCAATAAATTAGGATAGAGCTGCAATAAGACAAAGAGACCACCAGATGGTGCCCAAGATCACCATAAAATAAAGAGACCACCAGACGGCGCCAGTGTCCAAGGATGCAATGACATAAGAAGAGCAACAGATGGTGCTAGAGTCAAGGCATGCTATGACATAAAAAGGCCAGCAGATGGTGTTACTGTCTAAGGCTGCTATGACATAAAAAGGCCAGCAGATGGTGCTAGGATCCAGGGCTGCTATGACATAAAGAGACCACCAGATGGTGCTACTGTCTAATNNNNNNNNNNGCTGCTATGACATAAAAAGGCCAGCAGATGGTGCTACTGTCTAAGGCTGCTATGACATAAAAAGGCCAGCAGATGGTGCTACTGTCTAAGGCTGCTATGACATAAAAAGGCCAGCAGATGGTGCTAGGTTCCAGGGCTGCTAGGACATAAAAAGGCCAGCAGATGGTGCTACTAAGACTGCTATGACACAAAGAGGCCACCAGACGGTGCTAGAGTCAATAGATGCTATGACATAAAAGGCCACCAGAGGGTGCTAGTGTCTTGACATGCTATGACAGAAAGAGACCACATGATGGTGCTAGTGTCTAGTGCTGCTATGCCACAAAAAGGCCACCAGATGGTGCTAGAGTCAAGCCTGCTATGACACACAAATGCCTCCAGGTGGCACTAGAGACAAGGCCTGCTGTGGCACTCAAAGGTCTCCAGGTGGCACTAGAGACAAGGCATGCTGTGGCACTCAAAGGCCTCCAGGTGGCACCAGAGACATGGCCTGTAGGGACACTCAAAGGCCTCCAGGTGGCGCGAGAGAGGATGCCTGCTATGACACTTCAAAGCCTGCAGGTGGCACTAGAGAGGAGACCTGCTGTGACACTCAAAGGCCTGCAGGTGGTGCTAGAGACAAGACCTGCTGTGACACTCAAAGGTCTGCAGGTGGCACTAGAGAGGAGGCCAGCTATGACACAAAAAGAACACCAGATGGTGCCATTGGATAAGAAATGCCACTTTTCTGCTATGACACAAAAAGGTCACTAGATGGTGCCATTGGATAAGAAATGCCACTTTTCTGCTATGACACAAAAAGGTCACTAGATGGTGCCATTGGATAAAAAATGCCACATTTCTGCTATGACACAAAAAGGCCACTAGATGGTGCCATTGGATAAGAAATGTCACTTTATGCTTGAAAGGCAGCtgattttcctttctgctgcctTGGTTTGTTTCTTTGTCCTGCTAACCTTGAGCTGGATATCGGATGGCATGAGGGCAGGGTCGGATGAAGGGCTGCAATGGCTCAGAAAAGGCTTCAGAGACCTTAAAATGCCCGCCTTTGGGACTAAGTGAGCCAAGGCGAACATGGCCTTTGCATTTGGAGGAGGCTGCTGGTCTCCAAAATGCCCAGCAAGGGGTGCCCATGCCATGGAAAACCATCTTGCATGGCAGAACACCAGAGGTAATCAATACCCGATGACCTTGCGGCACTCAATGGCACAGAACATGGTGGCATGATGCCCGTTCCACAAGGCCCTCCTCTCTGGGGTTATTTATAGATGGACTAGATTCTCTGTCTGGGAATGTCATTTAGGTCCGTGTTTTATCAAAGGGAGGCACAGGCTGCATCAGCATGCCAGGAAGGACCCAGTTTGGCACCTGTTTAACTGGCATTCTGGGCATTGTGGTTGGGTTGTGGAGCCGTGGCGGTGTGGTTTTTGATGCATTGGGGGGAAAGGGGTCTGGGTGCGAGAAGACGGCCTACCTGTCAATGGGTTTGATGATGAAGGGGATGGCCGAGAGCCCGAGGGCCGTCGTGGCCCACTTCCGGGCCGCCAGGGGCCAGTGGGTCATGCGGCCCAAGAGGTAGAGGGAGGCGGCACAGATGCGGTTGATGGTGAAGCCGGGGATGGCGACAGAGGCCAGGGCCTGCCAGACGAAGGTGTCCGCCACCGCCACCGTGGCCCGCCTGGCCCGGCCCTCTTCCtgggaaaaaggagagagaaacagggccTTAGATACCCAACTCAGGGCCCAGGAGTCCCAACCAGGCACCCAGGATGCCAAGGCCTGGCATTCGAGGGCTCCTCGGCCGTTGCGCAACCTTCGCCTTCGCTAGAGACCATGTTTGAAAGCATGactccatgaaaatggagactcacctcagcagcagtggcagccttCTTGCCCTTATCGACAGCGTCGGCGGTTACGTAAGCGGTGGCGATGCCATAGCTGGCCCAGACCACGGAGACGGGCACCACGGCCCGGAAGGACTCCCCGACTTCGTTGGTGTATCCTGGAAGAGATGGGGAAGCTCAAGGGGGATGCAACGCGCCTTGGACCACCTTACGCTCAGGAGCCATCTTCCCATGGCCCCCCAGCCcgacccccttcttctgccatgcaggaactctctgtcaaagcatccccattgacaggtggccatccagcctctgctttaagacTGGCGCTGGAACATATTTAGCTGTGTGGCGATGGTGGGTAACCCAGCCTCCCAGGTGCCCTTCTGGACGGTGGCTCCCAAAGGGCACCTTGAAGCTCAGTCTGGAAGGGCCCTCGAatcttaggaggaggaggaataggtcCATTGGTGGCTGGCAACATTCAGAGAGCGATACAGTGAATCAACCCAGAGGATGCGCTACATGAAAAGAGAGGGACATTGTTGCCTTACTATGGGAAGGATACAAGCGCAGTGGCAAAGTTAAGCTTGTTGCAAGGCCGGAGCAAGGCAGGGACTTGGCAGGTCTCCCAAGGGCAGTCGGggggctttgatggagagttcctgcatggcagaagaagggggtgggactggatcagggctcttcttggggtctcttccaactctatggttttatggttcttctctgggttgtttctgcagtgccatGGGGGCAAAGGGGCCCAGGCTTAGGGTCGTgccatcctcactgcagaaaccatccacttGAGCTTCAcgtggcttcatgctatggaattctgggaagggtggTTTGCCAAACACTTCTCCTTCCCTGTCAGAGGGatctgggacccccccccccccgaggacccatcccaggatcccctagcctCCCTGCTTCCATGGGGGTGCAGCCAACCAGGAAAGGCCCCTGGGAGGCCGCCTTGCAGCAGCCAGGCCCCCTGACTCACCCAGGTAGCGGAGCCAGCTCTCCCGGAAGGGGTCCTTCTCCTCCCCGGAGGAGCCCATGGCTGGCAGCCCGGCTCGGGGGAGGGGCCTCGAGGAGGACGCCACGCCCATTCTCCGCCCCCTTGGCCCCGCCCCTGCTTCCCCGCCCTTCTCCTGCCGCGAGGAGggaaccctgggagttgtagtccctggGGGTCTTGGAGGGCAGTCtgctgcagcaggaggaggaggaggaggagggccaggccaGGCCTTCCCTGGGCCGGAGGTGGGTCTCCTTTCTTGGCTTACCCTTGGAACCCTATACCTTTGGTGCAGCTAGAGAGCTCCTTCCAGACAGGGCCCCCTCCCCAAAGGCCTTCCCTTGGCTGCTGCTGGCTGGCCCTCTGCCACTAGGCATGCTTTGGGAGAgactttctgcatggcagaagaagggggtgggaCTGGGCCCTTCTTCTTGGAGCTTCTTATTTGGGgccagaaagagaggagggaaagggacaCCACTGGGTTCAAAgctttttttggggagggggagttccttttggtgctgcaacaagcacttcccagaattccacagcactggtgTCCAACTGGAGTATGGGTTTCTCTttggaggctgaaagagtgtgcctttgtccatggctgagtggcagcatttgaaccctggtccccagtaCCAGCCCCCCCACTTCGAGGCTTTGCCAGGCATGGCCAGAGCCACCAGTAACAGCCAGCCCCTTCCAGTTGGCAGAGGGGGCAAAGGGCGGCATGGCAACTGGGGTAAGCTCCCTTTTGGCCTGGCACCACTCTTCTGCCCCTTCTGTGCCCCCTTCTCAAAGCCAGCCAAGGGCAAAGCGGAGAGGGTTGGGGCTGGAGATCACTTGGCCAGCTCAGGGGCCCAAAAAGGGAGGCCCAAGGCTTGGCATCCCTTGGGGCTGGGGTCCCAGGGCCcctccatagagaatcattggggaagactggcccatagggaaacatcaGGGAATACTTTCCAGGGAAGCCAACCCTTGGGAGACACTGTCCCTCACAACCACCCCTCTGCTTTAGGATCATGGCCGTCGCACAGACCAGAAATTCAGTCCAAATACCAACGTCAGGGTTTATTAAAAGCTCCGGTCTTCCACATCATTGAAAACCAAAGATTAAATTTTGGATGGGGAAAACGAAAAAGTGCTGTGCTGTTTCTGTAGAGTCCGCCACGACTCCAGTTTTTGCTGGGAGCGAAGGGGTGAAGAAAGCTCACAGTGCAAGGATCCCCACCTGGAGCACATGGCCTGGCATGTAAACTGGAGAGATGTGTGTATTCGGAGCGCACACCATGTGCTGGTTGTCGGCGgccctttgattgagagttcctgcatggcagaatggggttgagcTGGacggccctttttggggtctcttccaactctacgattctatgattcaggccTCACAGGAATGGTTTATTAAGGCAGTCTGTTAGCAGTGAACGGGGCTCTGGGTTTGCGAGCGCCGCTTTGGAGGCGCAAATTGAACAGGGAAGTGGTCAAGCTTCTGTGGTCAATGGCATGGGGGGATCGGTCAGTAGACAGGTTTGGTCAGCAGGGTCGCAAGAGGAGGTAAGGACCAATAAAAGTGGAAGGGAAGCTAAATAAAATAAGTCATGTCGGGGACTGTGAACAGTCATGGCCAACCATGCCTTTGCGCATCAGTGCGGGGGAAGCATAGTGTCTTCAGACCCCACTGACTGACCACTGAGGAAACCCTAACACTGGACTTGGGGACCCTTGGCCAGAGCTATGCCTGTCAGAGGGCAGAAAACACCGTGTAAACAGAAATGGGGGGCTACTCCAACCTTCCCACTGGCACTGAATGGGAATGAGAAGCCCCCCAATATGGCCATACCCACGCCACCCCTCCATTGCCATCTACTTGGCTGTAGCCACCCCAAGAGGAccccaaaagggggggggtacACATCGTATGAAAGCAAGGGAgcaaggcatcatcatcatcatgaggtTAGTCACTTTCCCAGCCCTATTAGACCCCCATCCTTAACATTTGCTAGCTTCGAAGAGGATGGACCCCACTCCCTTGCCTTCCCAAAGGGCTGGGCCAGGCCCCATCAGGCATCATTGATCTTCATCTCCTTCGTCAGGTCTTCCAGCTGCTTGAACTCCTCTTCGGCTTTCTTGTCCGGCAATAGGACCTCCACCGTGTAGCTAACTTTCTTGGCATGGATGTAGCTGTAGGTGTTGTCGAACCGCAGGACGTCTGGAGGACAGAACAAGTCAAATATCGGTTGTGTTACCTTCGCTGGATGACAAACACCTATAGCCAGCAGTGGCCAAGTTCAGCGGCTTTGGATCACTGCAAGGACTTGTATGGCATGTAAAAATTAAGTAAAGGGTACGTTGGGTTCCAAAGCACAGGAGTCAGACAGACTGGGGATACTGGGAAAACCAGTTTGCTATAACATCTTCCTATACCGCCCTCCACATCGCTAGGCCCTACTCATGGGTACAGTGCTTTTATTTCTAGAGAGATTCCTTAAACGTAACCCAGAACCAGGGGCTCAGTTCAGGAATTTGACAACATAGGAATGGT
This genomic interval from Sceloporus undulatus isolate JIND9_A2432 ecotype Alabama chromosome 10, SceUnd_v1.1, whole genome shotgun sequence contains the following:
- the MTFP1 gene encoding mitochondrial fission process protein 1 isoform X2; this translates as MLPATNGPIPPPPKIRGPFQTELQGYTNEVGESFRAVVPVSVVWASYGIATAYVTADAVDKGKKAATAAEEEGRARRATVAVADTFVWQALASVAIPGFTINRICAASLYLLGRMTHWPLAARKWATTALGLSAIPFIIKPIDRSVDFLMDSSLRKLYKAKEKPPTSF
- the MTFP1 gene encoding mitochondrial fission process protein 1 isoform X1 — its product is MGVASSSRPLPRAGLPAMGSSGEEKDPFRESWLRYLGYTNEVGESFRAVVPVSVVWASYGIATAYVTADAVDKGKKAATAAEEEGRARRATVAVADTFVWQALASVAIPGFTINRICAASLYLLGRMTHWPLAARKWATTALGLSAIPFIIKPIDRSVDFLMDSSLRKLYKAKEKPPTSF
- the LOC121916505 gene encoding uncharacterized protein LOC121916505, with amino-acid sequence MFCCVLCASVAQVLAQDNGGILLTRDANALDAATEETGWFKKLFHAAKGLVWSDAPNATQPPPISAPLVLSPQTTQAQAHAHFAQDDQGKAVAKMNFSLRVVNEDLAVAAGSGIYVEGAAIRIEARVQADANLFPKLFVDECYGTDAQHQSQSRRAYVIADNHGCLYASDSDATWFRKEDETIVLTLRVPAFLSDGELEAIYIHCLLTAWSQKFPTSPGKKTCYFDRISSRWKNLDEPSKAWVCGCCDNHCPPEPHPLGSVKAFSGEGRLRREVVGPLLVRKEAIPWFEGRCRTMKTLLLVSVAFVGSCILAALFLGVLLALGLALFRYSRAGEWRRKEQHFHAELQTVAEALAIAEEIEKESTLDYCKLKSDASEKED